The following are from one region of the Paenibacillus protaetiae genome:
- a CDS encoding Fur family transcriptional regulator has product MGANVNEALEQLKMSGVRMTPQRHAILSYLMDSMTHPTADEIYKALSPNFPSMSVATIYNNLRLFVDAGLVRELTFGDDSSRFDADLTNHYHAICKKCGSIVDFDYPPLVEVEYAASAETGFVVQGHRMEIYGLCKSCSGVHQH; this is encoded by the coding sequence ATGGGAGCCAACGTTAACGAAGCATTGGAGCAATTGAAAATGAGTGGCGTCCGAATGACCCCGCAACGTCACGCCATCTTAAGCTATTTGATGGACTCGATGACACATCCGACAGCAGATGAAATATATAAAGCACTGTCGCCTAATTTTCCGAGTATGAGCGTGGCAACTATTTATAATAACCTGAGGTTATTTGTAGATGCGGGACTAGTTAGAGAATTGACGTTTGGAGATGATTCCAGCCGGTTTGATGCTGATTTAACGAATCACTATCACGCGATCTGCAAAAAATGCGGGTCCATTGTTGATTTTGATTATCCGCCGCTTGTTGAAGTGGAGTATGCGGCGTCAGCCGAAACCGGTTTTGTTGTACAAGGGCATCGCATGGAAATATACGGTTTGTGCAAATCCTGCAGCGGTGTACACCAGCATTAA